Below is a window of Anoplopoma fimbria isolate UVic2021 breed Golden Eagle Sablefish unplaced genomic scaffold, Afim_UVic_2022 Un_contig_13718_pilon_pilon, whole genome shotgun sequence DNA.
AAGGctttctgctgcctcctcatGTGTTGTTAACGTTACAAGTGGggttaaataatatatattgctTGTTTTAGTGCAAACTTTGAGagttagcctagcctagccttaCTAGTAGTGAGTGTTATTGGAAGGGATGTGCACATATGACCACGTGTTTCAAGAGGACAAACCCAGCTTATGAAGGGTACACTGTGTCCTGCACTGAGTTTAGTTACCTGTCCTAGCAACAGGTGTGACTGTAGTTCTTATGTAAAGGTGTGGAAGAATACACTGATTTTACCTGTCCTAGCAACAACAGGTGTGACTGTAGTTCTTATGTAAAGGTGTGGAAGAATACACTGAGTTTAGTTACCTGTCCTAGCAACAACAGGTGTGACTGTAGTTCTTATGTAAAGGTGTGGAAGAATACACTGATTTTAGTTACCTGTCCTAGCAACAACAGGTGTAGCTGTAGTTCTTATGTAAAGGTGTGGAAGAATACACTGATTTTAGTTACCTGTCCTAGCAACAACAGGTGTAGCTGTAGTTCTTATGTAAAGGTGTGGAAGAATACACTGATTTTAGTTACCTGTCCTAGCAACAGGTGTGACTGTAGTTCTTATGTAAAGGTGTGGAAGAATACACTGATTTTAGTTACCTGTCCTAGCAACAACAGGTGTAACTAGTTCTTATCTAAAGGAGTTTCAGTCTGCATACCAGCATGTGACTGGGGTTAAACATTCTAGATCACtatcacatttttttacccCCAGTTTGCTCACTATATGTGAAGAAGAGGAATCTAAAATATTGATAATTGTAACTAgtgaaaattatatttgtactcgttagttatttttatatatatatatacagtttctTTCCTAACTAGTCAGATTTGAATTTTATCTTTTGAATGTGCACAACATGTTTCATATAGCAGAAGTTGTGCTCAAACACACATGAGCTATTACAATCCAGGGGTTTTATAAATGTagttaaatgaaataatgaacaaTTGACGTAACATTAGTGCTAAATGCTCATTAAGTTCCccaaataaaagacacaaaagaggatGTCCTACATGTGTGTTGACTCAGCAGAGATGACATTAAATGAGAACgtttttttcaattatattttgaGTTGTCATCTTTCCACCATAAATTGGTGcttaaaaaagtgtttgacGATCgaaatttgaaaaagaaactgaCACACTTGGCCCATTTAAAAGTTGATCAATTGCTTTGTGGTTTAAGGATATGACGCCTACATATCCAAAATGGTTTGTTTATATGTCGGACATTTATCGGAAATGATATCTGAAAGGGGAAATTGCATCTCCAATAGTCACAATAACTTTTTGCATTGTGTTTGCAGAAAGGCTCTGGAGCGGAGCATCAAGGAAGCATTGCCGGGTGGTGCAGTGTGTTTGGAGACTGCAGTGGAGTCCAGgctggagaagagagagaggctgaggagACAACATGCCCACTGACGGGGAGCCCACGGTCACAGTCAagatgctgcagctgctgctacTCTCCACCTACTGGGGGATGCAGATCTGGGTCACCTTCATTTCAAgttggtacacacacacacacacaccaaaaaaagtTAGTTAGAGAGCATGTATCAAGCATTTGGATCGGTCTTAAATTATCGAGACAATTCTGATAGACATGGCGTAAATAAGtcatatataataacatttccTTTTCACAATCAACACCAGAAATGAGCAAGGCGCCTGCAAATGACAGGGCAGTACAAATGCCAACCACACCCTGGTgtttcatctccatctcctcacACAAGATCTCACTaaactcactctctctttttccacaAAATGATCCAAAACattggcaacaaggaagatttTGGGTAGATAATTAGAATTTAAATCATTCCctctaaacaaaaacaaggaaatcTGGTTTGCATTGACATCGAATAGGTAAATATAGGAATACTTTACATCTTAAATTGATTTTATATTACTCCAACTATGACTTAATTCAGGTAGAGGTCATCAACAATGGCTtctgttaagataagataatcctttattatttatatatatatatatatatatatatatatatatatatatatatatatatatatttaatataagtctctcactctcccctATAAGTTATAAGATACAAAAGTCAGGTTATCCTTGTTGTGCCTTGGGGATTAATGAAAGGATACAGCcaccatgctttttttttttggccctatttttttgttggttttgagACAATCGTGGTCAGTAAAGCTGCGTTTCTCTAAAAGGTTGTAGGGAGGCAAATAAGCACTTGCAATGACTAATGCCTCACCTTTCACCTAGTGTGGCTGAGGCTGGTGGCACCTTGATATGACACCCTCCACCCATACCACATGGTGCCTTTACGCAACCTAAACATGAGGGatgttgttaaatataaaagttgTACATGCAGTACGGAGAAACCATAGcagtaaatatcaaaatgtgctacatgttttattttatttttaaatgtaagctAAAAGAAaggcacattttaaaaagggagcGTCCTCCATGCTCCAGTCCTTTATTATTCCTACAGCAGGGGGAATATGCaggatcacagcagcagagtggatagtgcaaacaagagacatcaGCAAAAACAAGTATAAAAAATTTGTAATCACAAAGTTAAGGTATAATTGATAacacaaactaaaatatgatataatcgGATTGAATACTTGTTTGTTATCACTGAGTTGTTTCCTTCTGCTCAGGCTTTGTGATGGACAACCACCTGAACAGACACACCTACGGGTTCATCCAGAGTCGCCTCGTCCCGTTTTACCTCCACCTGGGTTCAGCTTGTGCCTTCTTCAACCTCACCATCTACGCTGTGTATCACCCCAGTGACATGCTGAACGACAGAGAAGCCTTTCAGGTGAGTCGCTTTGCTCccaagttgtaaaaaaaacaaaaaacaacacaatttaaGAATATTCGTTCTAATCTCTCGACTCGTCTTTCCTTCTCCAGATCTTCATCTTCTTCGTGTCGGTGACGGTCGCGGCCGTCAACGCCCAGTGGTTCGGCCAGATGACGTCGGAGATCATGGCGGACATGCACCTGATCGAGCAGGCGTGCGGGCTGGGCCAGGACATCGGGCTGTCGTCGAACCGCGAAGCTTACGCCAAGCTGTGCGACACGGACGCCAAATACAGACACATGAGCAGTCGCCTGTGGCTCTACAGACTGCTGTCGTCCCTCTGCAACCTCTGCTGCATAGGCTGCAACTTCTACAGCCTCTGCTACATGGCGGAGAACCTCGGCACGCTTTAAACCgacacagagctgctggacTGTAACAAATATCACTCCCACATCAacaattttctttaaatcaaagcagtaagttatatatttaatacaccAAGTCTCTCACTCTGCCTTATTAGTTATAAGACAAAAAAGTCAGGTTATCCTTGTTGTGCCTTGGGGATTAATGAAAGGATACAGCcaccatgctttttttttttttttggccctattttttttttttggggttttgagACAATCGTGGTCAGTAAAGCTGCGTTTCTCTAAAAGGTTGTAGGGAGGCAAATAAGCACGTGCAATGACTAATGCCTCACCTTTCACCTAGTGTGGCTGTGGCTGGTGGCACCTTGATATGACACCCTCCACCCATACCACATGGTGCCTTTATGCAACCTAAACATGAGGGatgttgttaaatataaaagttgTACATGCAGTACGGAGAAACCATAGcagtaaatatcaaaatgtgctacatgttttttaattttttaaatgtaagctaaaagaacattttaaaaagggagcGTCCTCCATGCTGCTCAGTCCGGCTCTTCCTGTTTGGGTGcagtttgaatacttttttcagTGTGGTGTCACAGGTTTGTCCGGCTTACCTGAAGAGCACCTGTGAAGTGAAAGGTTGTTTATTATCATCCATCTTTAGTTCTCCAGGCTGCTGGTATGAAACAGAAAGAATTGTGAAGACTTGCTGAGATGATGTGGGTCTATTTTGACTAAATGTCTGTAATGATAATAGTTTGGAGCCCCCAGGAGATGATAAATAACTTGCAAAGAAAACCTTTCGGGGGCTCAGTATTGTTGTCTACTTGAAGACCTGAATGAAATCTCTCTCATTGACCCTTTCACTATTCACCACAGTACGACCTCCATTACCTTACAGTGTGCCTCAACTGAAAATCACATCAGATCTTTTAAAGATCTACAAAGCTGTTGCATCCGTAGCTTGAATCCCTCAAAGTCTGTTTGACTTTGTTCTCAAAATATACAGCCGTGTTTGGAATTGAagccaaatatttgtttttcttttgtgtgagAGAAGTTCTGGTTTAGACTTATGTCAACAAACCTCTccatgcactttttttttattttgtaactgCTTAGGTGAAGCTCTTATATCGATGTGTTGGCTGTGTTTATCACGTCCATTAAaccaaagatttaaaaaaagtacagtaaCAGCACATCAGAGCAGCTGAGTATTTATTCAGAAactcctttttgtgtttttccttgtttgttcAGGCTGGAGTGATGAAGGTGTTTATAATGTAACTGCCAAAGACAATGCAATATTACCTGGTTTTAAACTGCACATCCTTTTTTATTGTGTCGCCTGTTAGCTCTGCCAgtctaaatttaaaataaaactgaatgcaAAAATCATTTGACAGTTTTCTGCTTAAACACAAAAGCAGTGCTGTGTAATTTTTAGAGGATGATTTAACATGAATTTGTGGATATTTATGCTAGTGCCTTAATGTTAATGGTTATAAGTGTTATTGTGGTTTGTGTAATACTGAATGTAAGTTGCCTGAAGACCAGTGAGGTCAGTGGTTGGTAGTGGGTTTGTGTCAAACACGATTTGACAGTCtggtttttttgtattaaaacaagTGCTCTTTAACTTTTGTGCTTCAGCCTTTCCTCATTTTtatgtggatttatttttaatatttgttcagccaaaaacaaataaacccaGATTTTATCTGTGCAGTACAGCTGCTGATTGGAGGTCAAAATTTGGACTTTTATCTGGAAgtcttttacatattttgagAGATGGACAGTATAGAATTGGAAGCCTTTAAAAGTGTACTCAATGtgtatatttagcattttttttgtatatttaaaatgaaagaatggtcatttttagaaattttaaaatgtttgaattttattaaatatataatatgctTGTTCTATGTATGAGGATTTGCACCtcttaataatataatatattaataacacAGTGGCACCAGGCCACCACTAGAGGGCGCTATGAGCTTCAACAGGGAAGCACCACATTAGAACACATTTCTGTCAGTACAGGAAGTAAATATTGGAATGAACAACCATGTGCAATAAGGGACATATTCCACTTTTAAGACCCATCTCAAACAACAGCTTAAAGCTAAATAGAACTGTGATCACTTAGATATAccatgttttgtcttttttctacTTCTCTATTGCATATTTGTATCTGTATATTGTCAACTTGTAAtgcttctgtttttgtaaaCTGCTTAATCcggcatgtttatttttatacggatgtaacaaataaataaatgtagatgGTCAGGATCACACTGCCCTGAACTTACgtattaaaagtataaaaaaaaaaggaatgaagaCATCTTCAGCTCAATATGGTGTGATTTTTAAGGACATAaaatttcaacaaaataaaataaaatacaaaagaatcTGTTGTGTATAGGATGTGAACATGCATGATTTTGGTGAATCCTAGTTGTAGTAAAAACTTTGAAAGTCAAAAATGCAgttttcctcacacacacagggttttaaaacagatttgttAGATATAAATGTGGGAGGATCTTTGTACAACGTTTATCAGAGAGAATGAAGCCCTGCTGTACAATTAAGAAGCCAGAGTGACTCACCAATCTAATTTAATCCTGTGACTCCAATGTGACGCCGTGTTTTGCCAGATCTGACAGAAGGGGGAGCTGTTGCTCTGCTTTAGTTCATCGTCTACAAATACAAACAGCGCCTCAGTTACTGAACTGTGATCCAGGATTTAACGgttttagaataaataaataaacagttacaaaatattattaGAATCATTCATTTGAATGGGACTAAAGGTGGATATAACAGAAGATTGGATAAAAAAGTATTCTATAATTACAACAAATCCAAAATGAATGCGTCGGGTAAATAGAGTGTTTctttaatgcaaaaatacatcatTGTGTTTCAGCTACAAATCCATGGTTACTGTGTTTAAGACGCCATCAGCATCAACAATTCACAAGCCACTCCAACTACAACATGaatattaatctataataaatatgaaatgatgtagataaaaacgtaaaaaagcaaaaaaaaagtctcgTACCAGACTATTAAAAAGGTTTAGAAAAACACGTGTCTCTtgtaatactttaaaaaaaacctgaaaggtACACTccagaagaataaaataatctCAATCTCAACAATGACTGTAATAGGAGGTGAGGCTATTCAGTTTCACCTTTCTGCAGGCGCTACCTCAGGTAAAAGTGCGATAACATTgtgtcaagaaaaaaacaaaaaaaacaaggacaaaaggATCCCCTTTAACAAATAACAAACCAGAAGTACCGTCTGTTAATTCTGCATAGAGAAAACCTGTTACAGACCAAAAAACATTCTGTAATACTGAGGGagcaaaaatgtaaactgtaaTATTAAAATTATCTCCCCAAAAAAGGAGGTGGCgacatttatttaaagccaCAATCCTTGATGGGAGCCGACAGCCACTGCCCATCCACTTTGGTTGTTTTGACGGATGAGGATGGATCTCCGTTCGTCTGTAACAAGCTCATAACAGTGTATgctcaaaaaaataaagaaatgtactAAACTCTGAAACAACGGACAACGACAGTGTCAGTGCATCTCACTGTGCTTAGAAAGGCAGCTAAAGTTACATTCTCTGTAAACagcaaaacagcaaaacagaaaaggcttaaaaaaaaaaacaaggattgtgcctttaaaataaccattttttttttttttaaaagtcccATGATTCGTCGGAACAAAACGATTATTaaaaagggatagtttggatgttttggaGTGTAGTTGCATGAGGTACTTCTACACAGTCAGTGTGTTaatacagtagatggagtttggagaaacagacaggagaaccagcaaaGTAATGTAcggctgtggacgtattttagaaacctaaaagaatcaatatcactTTAATTGTACggtatatttagaatattttcactgctttatttTGCCGTCAGACAGCGGTTTCTGATGGGGATCTAAATTTCtttaaagacaccagactccattgacaaaaacagtaatttaacctctcagaacacaggagttgctggtctactgctgcctccaatCGGTTAGAAGTGtttgtgactttggtgaatccgaactaaccctttaaaacacaaaagtcacTTTTGAACagtccaaactatccctttaaataaCTGATATATTTCCAGCTGTTCACCCTTGTATTCAGGAAACATTACACAATCCCAACGCTTAACTATAAACGTTCGGTATGTGAGGAAATGTcgtaatataaataatattggTTTTCCATGTTTCCCTTTCTTCTCGATGCTCACACGTACAGTATCAaaatacagatatttaaaaaagaaaacaagatctaaaaaaaaaaaaaaaaaaaaaaaaaaacacagacccACAATCCCTCTGGAGGAGAGTCAGGGTGACGGTGTGGAtccattttcacacaaacagagaaagaagtTTTCCACCAAAAACACCGTTCCCATCATCCCCCAGCTTCTGATGCTAAAATACTGCATAAATAAAAGTTGTACGAAAAATAGAGTTTTCTCGTTcatcagcattaaaaaaataaaatccagtgtCTGTCATACAACCACCTTGCCCTTGATGTCCAGCTTGGTGTTTTCACTGGTTTTGATGGACTGCTCCTCTGTGAGGGTGATGTAGGAGTAAACCAGGCTGCCCGCAATACtgcaacaacacagacagacaccagGTGTAAGAATACAAACACGtcacacaaaaaagacaatgttGGCATTTAATGTGATCTTCTGAAATGCTGGATTTTCAACATCAGGTTTTTTGGATTAAAGTGAGAGACAAAATATGGGAGCCCTTTTCTATTAGTAAAAGAAAAGTCCAAGATGTTAACGTTACCCTTGATGGATAAAATAAGATCCTTTGAATCATTATGACATGACTTTCTTGAAATAAACACTtctaaatatctcaaaataaagacactttctcaaaataatgagttagtattgcaaaataacatttcaatatCATGAAAAAGGATCTTAAAATCACTAGAAACTCTCAAAATAATAACTCAAAATtacttaatatctcaaaataataagaaatcaTCTCAATATAATTAGAAAATGTCAATATAATTACTTATTGTCTCAATATAGTATTGCAAAATAATGAcatagtatctcaaaataacgAGAAACTTtctgaaaataattataaaccATCTACATAATACCTCTTTGTATCTCAAAATGACAAGAaactttttctcaaaataaaacatttacagttacataataatgtttttggGAAATTTGAGAAAGTTCCTCAAGATATTGAGAAACCAAGTCATTATTCCGAGGTAGTTTCTCACCATGATGAATtacacaatcttttttttcccgtcacattagcaacaaaaacacttccatCTGATGGATGCAAAATAAGACTTTTGTTTCCTTCAGCCTAAAGGTAAACATGATGCAGCAAGTCATAACATTTCCAGACAAGAACCATCCTGCACATATTCAGTCCTGGAGCTTATTGGCACATCAGTATCATTGATATCTGTGCCAGCCATTTCCCTTAActcaaaacagacaaacatttaGGAGTCAACAGTAGCGGACCGTCTCTTACTATCTCAGTGGTTCATAACCAAAAATGAGAACAATCTTCAAGCTAATAAGCTACATGCATAAAGAGCTATGGGGCAAACCAAAGTTCCTAACTGACAAATTTGATACGACTCCATCCAATCACTGTTGAGATATTAGAGCAGAGCTTTTCACAAGGAAATGGAGGGTCAGGGGtcatatatacagtgggtacggaaagtattcagacccctttaaatttttcactctttgtttcattgcagccatttgctaaaatcgaaaaagttcattttttttcgcattaatgtacactcagcaacccatcttgacagaaaaaaactgaaatgtagaaatttttgcaaatttattaaaaaagaaaaactgaaatatcacatggtcataagtattcagaccctttgctgtgacactcatatttaactcacatgctgtccatttcttctgatcctccttgagatggttctactccttcattggagtccagctgtgtttaattaaactgattggacttgattaggaaaggcacacacctgtctatataagaccttacagctcacagtgcatgtcagaacaaatgagaatcatgaggtcgaaggaactgcccaaggagctcagagacagaattgtggcaaggcacagatctggccaaggttacaaaagaatttctgcagcactcaaggttcctaagagcacagtggcctccataatccttaaatccaggtgtgagaaacttgttgcatcattcccaagaagactcatggctgtactagctcaaaagggtgcttctactcaatactgagcaaagggtctgaatacttatgaccatgtgatatttcagtttttcttttttaataaatttgcaaaaatttctacatttctggttttttctgtcaagatgggttgctgagtgtacattaatgcgaaaaaaaaaatgaactttttcgattttagcaaatggctgcaatgaaacaaagagtgaaaaatttaaaggggtctgaatactttccgtacccactgtatatatataaagataatgaaTTAGGTCAGTAAGCCAATAAACATCTGCGTTGGgtattttgaaaacactttcAGTGGAATGATAAAAGCTTACTGCACGATCATCAAGTTATAACCACTGGTGTTTTCATAAGCAACTCTTCTTAATGAGGATTTTCCCGTCTGTGCAATCAAAACAATTCTTAATGTGCTTTATcatcaattatttttctttcataaataaCACCGAGGACAACTCTCCACAACCTCGGCAGGACACAACCTctcagctgcacacacacacacacacacacacacacacacacacacacacacaaagtttatttctttttcagattGTTCACTTTGGTCATGATCTTTTTCCCCTGGCAGAGTTGACACTGTTCTATCAGTGTGTTCCAACAGTGTACAGCTAAAAGTTTCCGGGTGGAGCTCGGGAACAcccaaaagtttttttgtttttttctttagcgGTAAAACTAAACTGACTATGATGGAACAAATAATTCACTTTTGACAGACATCCTTCTGCAGATGGAGCTCTGCTAGCCATGTTCACTGAACTTAAATGACCATTCAGCGGTTTGGCCGGCAGCCAGCACCTAAGGAAAGCTCTGAAGGTTCCTTCTcatgtatataaataacataCCGTACTCAACCTGTTGTGTGATTATacaattcaaaatgtatgtcttGTCCTTGGATGACAGATTGGAGAGGGTTTTTGTTGGAGGAACATTCTGTACACGGCCCCAAGACAAAATCTATTCATCTATGACTACACACATTTCAGCATGAATGAGAGATTAACATTTTATACCTGATATTCAAACCGATGAAGTTGGTCCAAGAGAAAATGTAGTCTCCACTGAACACCATCCCGATGTACGTCACCAGGACATTCTgcaaaaatggagaaaatatgatttaaactAATGAAGATGTTCTTCTTTTAGTGCATTTCGCTTTTACTCAACTCATAAATCTTTAGTTTACCTTGATGCAGCCCACGATGGTAGTTGTTAACGCAGAGTTGTATTGTGTACAGAGCACAGTGGAATACATCAGAACAAACCTGCAAAAACAACCATGTCATCATATCACCCATGACTCAACACAAGTTGGAGCACGAAGTCAAGATTTCACAACGTTAATGCAACGTGGTAGACAAAGGGTCATTGTgagctttacacacacacgtcaGGCTATGACCCAGAATCTAGATTTCCCTGATAAAATAGTGTTACCACCAATATCTGGTACAATCCAGATGTTCAACTCTGGCACAAAATGCATGCACGTCACACAGAAAGCAGTGGCCTGTATTCTTACCCCATGATGcaagagaggatgaagagggagaggaaaaacatATCCGACCAACCATCATATTCCACAGCCTGAGACGGGAAGAAAAGCATAAGAAACGTCAGAATGATCCGagtgaaaacatacaaaacacataaaataactGATATACaagcaaatatgtgttttaaatcatttcagttcaaaatatttgtttagtAAAAAATACAAGCAACTCCTTGTGGACGTGTTTGCCGTTCATTGGAAGACAGGAAATACAGATTAACTGAGTTTTTGATCACATTTAAGGAAGCTGGTGGCAAGATAGGACTAACATTAAGGTACTTAAAAATGCTGCACAGAGTTTCTCATAGCTCTTAAAGTTAGAAGTCTGAGTTTGTTCAGTCAAAGGGGGCTGTAGGCGCTGCTGTAATAACTCCACTAGGTGCATAATAGCAGCTTTGTGCCTCTCTGGCTGCTGGGCCCCAGCTGGGCAAACCAGAAGGTCTCTGCCAACAATGACCAGCTAACAGACAGCCCAAGTTTACAGCCCACACCCAATGCTGACACACATGTGTGCACTCACTTCAATTTGGGATTAAATCTAGTTAATAACTGATCAGCAGAAAGAAAGTTTATAGTTTAATGACACAAATCTTGCATGAAATAGGATGTTTGGAGGTTTCATGGAATTAAATAAGAACTAaagcttataaaaaaaaaagatttaaaaaaaatacagaagagtCAAACTCCTCACCTTCTGCATATCTCCAGTCACATGAGCCAACAGTATGGTGGGGATGAtcataaataatgcattataatacAGCAATCCATATTTCCCCAGCTCCTGTGAGAAAGAGCACAGAAACAGATGGGCAGGGCGCAACAGgaacatgaaaaaa
It encodes the following:
- the LOC129088634 gene encoding transmembrane protein 205-like — translated: MPTDGEPTVTVKMLQLLLLSTYWGMQIWVTFISSFVMDNHLNRHTYGFIQSRLVPFYLHLGSACAFFNLTIYAVYHPSDMLNDREAFQIFIFFVSVTVAAVNAQWFGQMTSEIMADMHLIEQACGLGQDIGLSSNREAYAKLCDTDAKYRHMSSRLWLYRLLSSLCNLCCIGCNFYSLCYMAENLGTL